Part of the Brassica oleracea var. oleracea cultivar TO1000 chromosome C8, BOL, whole genome shotgun sequence genome is shown below.
GTTGTTTTTATTGCAACTAAGTCTTGAGATGCAGAGAAAGAAACCAAGAAGAAAAAGGTCAACAAAAAGCTAAAACTCAGAGACAAAGAAAGAAACCAAGTAGATGATGATAATGTTAGAGGATGAAGAAGCCATAGGCAAATATAATAAATATACAAATACACACACCTTAAAGAAAAAGCCCTATCACTCTTTCTTTCTCTCTCTTTCTCTCTTGCTTTGTTGCTCTGTTTTTTTTTTAATAATTGGGATTGAGTCTTGTTAAAATCTTATTATATATAGCTACAGTCCATTTCCCTTTTTCACTACTAAAGAAAAATTTAATGTTTTTGAAAAAAAAAACAAAGTAAAATTTGGTACGTTTCTACTCTGTAAGTGTAACGTATGGTGGTTTGTTGATTAAGCTGCGTCATCATGATTTAACCATAGTTAATTTACTTTGTAATTTTTTTAAAAACTACTCCTCTTCATTTGTGAATTAATCTAAATTTCACTTATAAAATATTCATATATAAAAATTCCAGTGCTACATTGTCATAAAATTAATATCTTAAATCATTTTCCTTTATATTGCAACATAGATTTAAAATTAAATAAATTGTAAACTAATTTTAGCCTTTAATTTAAAAAATTCGGTACATTGTTATTTTAAACCTTTTTTCAAAAGAATGGGGAAGATTAGAGTTTGTGTGTCATTGTAAAACAGTGAGATGTGGGCACATGCAGGTGTGGTCAGGGTGGCACCTCATACTCCTTCTCGTGTCTCTCTTATGGCTTTTAACAAAGCCTTTCCCTTTCTCTTCATTTAACTCATAATTTTTGTATTAAACAACCAAATCCTTCACTACTTTTCATCTATTTTCCTGTATACCTAGAATATTATCTTGCACACTAGCCACGACAGAGTAAACAAAAATAATTACTAAATTTCTTTCAATTATATGACTTTATATATATATTTTATTTATAATGGATGAATTAAATTATTAATTATGTTATTTTTATACACCGAATTGTTTATTTGTAATCTGCTATAATATCATTTTTAATTTTTTTTCAAATCACTTTTGTCATTTTTTGTTTGTTTGCAAGTATTGCTATCTAATTTTTTTGAAAAATTACTTATAAGATTAGTGCATACATAGTGGTTAACCATTTTTTTCATTGTTATATTAAAAAAATATTTATTTTATACATTAATATATTGTGTACATATGAAAATGCACGGTACACTATAAATACAAAATATATTTAGCATTACAAAGAAACAAAGTTTACCAAAAGCTTTTATTAAAATAAAATAAAACAGTAAAAATCTGTTGTAGGCGTGTGCTCCAGTGTATGATGGTATTAAAGAGTATTAGCTCAATTATTCATAGTTATTTCATGGTAACTACTGACTAGATTTTGACCCGCGCTTAGAAAACGCGGATTGTTTTTGATTTATTTTTAATAATTATGAAATTTGGGTTTTGAATCGTATAATTGTGTTTTTATGTTTATAGGTTTGTTGATGTTTTATTTTGTAAAAGTGGGTTTTTTTTTGAAATTATAAGCGAAAATGATATATATGTTTAATCGATAGTGTTGTTATTTAATATTAACAAAAGAGTTATCTAATCAAATCAAAAAGTTATCGTATAGAACATATAAATTCAACCTATCAATACTATTAAAAGAAAAAGAATCCTAAAAAATCTACTTAAAAAAGTTGTGGCACCCTTTCATTAGATTACTAATATTTTAATCTTACCGTAAATTTATACTAACAATATGTTACCATTTATTTCTCTAACGATAGTTGACTCAATACTTCTTATTTATTAGGCCCACGTTTTTTGTACATATTAATATCGGATCTTAGCCACATGCACAATTTTTTTTTATTTGTCCATTTATATGAATCAGAGTTTGTTTACCGAAGCCTAACTAAAATTAGATTGTCTAAGCCCATATATCATAATTTATAAACGGAAGTCCAATTTAAACCTTAACATTTTTTTGTCAACAAACCTGAACATTTAAATACATAAAAATTGGACTTCCGTTTACAAATTATGATATACATGCTTAGACAATCTAATTTTAATTAGGCTTCGGTTAACAAAACTCTGATTCATATAAATGAACAAATAATAAAAAAAATTGTGCATGTGGTTAATATCCGATATTAATATGTACAGAAAACGTGAGCCTAATAAATAAGAAGTATTGAGTAAATTATTGTTAGAGAAATAAATTGTAACATATTGTTAGTATAAATTTAAGGTAAAACTAAAATATTAGCAATCTAATGAAAAGGTGCAACAACTTTTTTTTTTTTTAACGCTGGATTCATTCAAATAAGGTTGAGAAAAACTCAAACCAAAGACGGTCACAACGAGAAAACAAGGGTTCAAATGAATAAAAGGAGAATCCCATAAGCTAGATATCCGAAATAGAAAAAGAAAAGAAAAAGGAAATCCACCAATAGGCGGTAAAGCAGGACTGAGCTTTCCACAAAGATCAGAAGCTCCTTAATGTTGAGGCACATCGGCTTCTTGATTCAACATGGCTTGCACCAAGAAGGACCTCCAGAAGCCACGTAGGATTGATAACGGTGTTCCTTAGTGACACTTGCAGCGATTAGAGAGGCAACTTTGTTGTTATCAGGAACCACATGTTCCACTATCCAATATACAAAACCCTTCAAGCTATTTAAGTTTGCAGTTATCAACTGTCTGTGAGGAGCATTAGCTACAGGGTGGAGGAAAACATCTCGGAGACAATATGAGGACGTTTCGAAGATGATCTTGTCCATACGCAGACTTCGTAGATCATTGATAGACCATAAAAGCGATATCAGAGCAGCAGTTAGAGGATCTTGAGCATTAGAGAAAGCTCTTCTACTATGTATAAGGGCCACCCCATTATTATCACGAGCAATCCATGCCCCTCCACTCTTACTTGACCGACTGACCCATGATGCTGCTACATTACATTTAGTCTAACCACACAGAGGTTTTGGCCATCCAGACGAGCTTGGCGCTATTGGACAAGCTCGAGCCGCCTCAACAACTTTTTAAGTAGATTTTTTAGGATTCCTTCTCTTTTAACAGTATTGATATCCTATTAATTAAAACTAGATCTCGACCCGCACAACCGCGCGGGTTTTTGTTTTCATTTATTTTTATATAAACATTTTTTTTTCAATTCTAAATTGGTATATGTTATAATATATATATCTATCAATTTTAAAACATAATAAGTTTACGGTATATTTTTTTCATTGAATAGATTGTTTCAAACTTTCACATGTATTTGTATCTTTTTTTATATATATATTTTCGGATTATTATTTCATTATTAAAATCATAGCTATATATATAAAGATTAGTAAAATATTATTTTATTGTCATATTCAAAGATATTGTAACATTTCACAAATTTAGAAAGTTTTTAAAAAATTAAAATTTTCGCTTCATGAGTAAATAATTAAACATTTATTGTTTAATTTCTAAAATAAACTATATAGTTTAAAATTTGTTTTCATTGGTTTAAGGTAGTAAAAATTAATCATTGTTAGATAATATGATTTTTGTTATTTAAAAAAAATCTTTATAATTTTAAAAATTAATATCGACAAATATTTAAATAATTAATATATAAAAGAATAGTATTATAACATTAAATTATATCTATTTAATTTAGACTATTTATAAATTCAATGTATCATCTATTGTTTAAATTCAATTATTGATAGTCCAATAAAAATTTCTGGTATGCCCAGAGTTTAAATGATAAGATCAGAGATTAAATGTAACATGACTTTTTAGGAATATATCCATTAGGTCCATTTTTAAAAAAATCACGCATGAACAAGGTTGTGACTTTTGTTTTAATATATAAGATTGTTCATTTATATAAAAATACTAAACTAGTGATAAACGTAACTATATTTAACAAGAGACAACTAGTGACATTTTATATTAAGATATAAGTCTAACTCTTAGTCGTTATGTATTAACTCAAAGTCAATGTTTTGGCCTCCCTACTAAAAAGGTGAAAACAAATTAATATGTTAATGAATACAAATATAAAATAAATATTTGTAACTAACTCATTGTAATTTTCTCTCTTCTTTTGATTTTTCTCATAGTTTTTAAAATGCCACTTGTAGATGTAACTGCTATTTTTATGACCGTGGAACTGTGTAGAATTCACGAGCTACAATGCGCATAGCGCTCTACCTGAACTAGCTTGACAATTCAGTTTCGTGTTGCTTGTGGTCTACAATAAGCATAGTGAAAGTTCTAGTTTAAAAATCATTAATCAAATTAAATTAATAAAAAAATGTGAATACCAGAAGCAGCATCATCGTAGATAGTTTATATATGATCTTTGTCATTCCCATGTAGCAGAGATCATAGAACTAGCAACATCAGATTGCTCCAAGGTTAAGGTAGATTCATACTCCAACGTCTTTGATTCACCTGGAATCGCGTGTGTTAGCCTAACTGGCTTCTTCCTCAAGATGAGAATAGCTGAAAGACCAGAGAAGCTACAATGGCGAAGGCAACAAAATCTTAGAAAATAGAAAGACAAGAACTGATGTTGTTTCTTGAGATTTTGCAGACATGAATTTTATCGGTTTTGAGGAAGTTCTTCTGGAATCTTTGTCCGTTGGGTAAACGGATCCCAACTCTGCACTGAACGCTGCGCTCACCTCCCTTTGGTTCTTCAGGCAGATGTGGGAATGTTGGTAGCACCGTTGTTGTAACTGAAGACTCATTCATGTCGTTTGAAGTTATGGACAAGCTCTAACACTACTAACCTTTGGGTTTGGAATGAGGAGTCAATGAGAAGCTGCCTCTTGGTCGTTTCTTTGAGAGAGAAGCAAAGTGTTGGCCAGGACCACCGTCCATGAACGGTTCCACACCACATTCTCATCCTTTGACCAGTGGTAGGATCAATTACAAGCACGCGGGAATGGATTCTAGCTTGTAGTATGTGCAAACCTTTTTTCCCTCCGCGGTATCATCATAGTCCTAGTACGAGAAAAGACAGGAGTTTAACCAATTCTGTACCGAGATAGTCATAGTGTTTATAGTCTGAGAAACACTAAACTCTAACTTTGGACTTTGAGCTAGCTCAGCTTCTACAACCTTTAAGATAGAAAAGTTTGGAATGATCACCCAACAAGAGGATATCCAGGACTGAATTGAGTTTACAGCATCAACTAAAAATATAGACCAGAGAAAATTTTTCAGGCCAAAGTTCTAGATGGGCTTGATAAACAAAAGCCCACAGTGATGTTACACTTTTTAGTTTTTAACATTGAGCCGTAACGTAGTCACCAAGCTATTAGCGAAAACCCTATTCCAAGCATCGCATCCGAGTTTGATTTGTTCGATTGGAAGATGATTGTTGCTGCTGCCTTATGCATTGGCTTTGGCATCAGACTGAGATTTGCCAGCAGCAGCGAAATGATGTTAGTTCGAATTAATTTTCTCTGCTCAAATATTTCTTTTGATCTGGTTATCATATACTCACTGATATTATATGTTAATTAATGGTTGTGGATTTTACAAGTCTTGTTAGACAAGTTAGGTTGGTAGATTTCTTGTTCAGAACTCTCAAAGAATTAGGTTCAGTCCTAGGATTCTTGTTTTTTTTTTACATAAAAAGTTTTCTTGGATTTAACTAATTAGTTAGTATCAATTAAAAATTATACCAGCTAACCAGTGCTTTGTGAGAGTCGACGACATCAGGAATTCATGACTTAAAACGCGAACACTCCTGAAAATACTGTTCTCCCTCATCTTCACCAACACTGCATCTTCGACAACATCAAGTTTCTCCTATTATTACTACATTACAAGTTCCTCCTATCTTTTTATGCATAAATATTCTAAACTACCCCCCCACACACAAACATATATATATATATATCAAGATCATATATACAAATAACACACTCACGTTCTTTGTTTTAATCTGATTGATAAATATACATAGTCAGCGACTAATAGATATGATGACAGCTAAAAACAAAACAAAAAAAATATCAAATTGAAAGCAGTAATATAAGCTGTATCATCACGATCTTTCTACAGCTGTTTGCATTATGTTCAGAGCGAGCAAAATAGCACCCAAAACTGTTAAGGAAAAGGATAAAGTCGCACACCCCCTGCAAAATGTGACAAGAGAAACATTCTGAGAAAGTACATATTCAGTAATTAAAATAAATAAGATATATTTCTTACTCTGATTCTGATTCCAAATTCGTAACCAATTCGTTAAGTTCTCTATGTCCAATGAAGAACTGAAATGCGTTTCCTATCGTAGGAGCTCCATCTTTGTCTCTCTCAGCCTAGAGTAAGAAGTAGTAAATTTCACATTTCAACTAGCTACTAAGTGAAACCATGAAGTGAAGATTAAAAGTTTAAAACTTACCCTACCAACAACAGTCAAATACGTGCCAATCTCAAGAACTTGAGAACAATTTTTACAGTCAATATCCTCAGTAATCTAAAAAGAAACACCAACATTGTTATTTAAGCCCAGAGAAGAAAAAAAAAGGAATTACTACTGGACAAGTACCTTGATTTTTTCATCAGAAACAGGGCTTTTAAAGTATGCAATGATTGGTTCAGTAGAGCAGTACGTTTTTAAAGTATCATAAAATCCTGCGGCATATTGGTAATTCAATACATAGACTCGAGCAGTACCATCATCCTATCATCGTGGAAATAGAAGCAACTAATTACTTAAAGGGCTATATGTTTGTGAATTTGAGAAAAAAATAATAATGTCATATATGAAAACATATCTTACCAAATACCAAGGAACTTCCCTTACGGCTCACAAAAATGGTTTTAGATTCCTGTACTGCCAAATCAAAGAGCTTCGTCTTCTCAAACTTAACTGAATCCTGAAGGAGAACCAGCCAACATTATTCAGTCAATATCTCTCTTGGATAGATAAAAAATTAAAAAAGGCAACACAAATCTTTACCGTTTCCTTGATGATGGTTCTGCTCGAGTCCGGTACTGCTGAAACAATGAGATTCATCTTCTTTAACTCAAGTGAAGCCTGAAGGGGCACCAACCAATATTATTCAGTCAATGTCTCTCTTGGATAGATAAAAAAAAGAAGGGCAACACAAATCTTTACCATGCCCTCGATGATGGTACCGCTCGAGTCCAGTACTGCCGAGACAAAGAGTTTCATCTTCTTTAACTCAAGTGAAGCCTGAAGGAGCCCCAACCAACATTATTAAATATTAAGTCTTAGTCAATGTCGCTCTTGGATAGGCAAAAAAAAAAAGGCAACATAGTTTTACCCTTTCCTTGACGAAAACACCCAAACGGCTGTTCTCCACCGTTGAGTTTGATCCAACTGTTCCATGTACCACAACAGCGGGGTTTTCTATCTTATTATTTTCAAGAAATTCCCCTGAAATTTTTGGAAAAAAATATCAATTTTACAAAGCAAAAATATACCCAATCCTTAGAAAAAAAACATTAACTTATAAAACCTACCCAACCCTTTCAGGTCATTCACCGGTATAGCTCGACGTAAAAGCTCACAAGTCCTGAACGGAACAAGCAGTCGAAATCAACAGTGAGCAGATCAGCAGATACATTATATTTAGGAACTGACTAACATCTTTTTGCTAATGCTTGAAAATTTCATTAGGGAGGCAAAGCCAATGCATAAAGCGGCTGCTGCAAGATCCATCAGACTGCAACAAACGGATATGGACTTTTTATGTTGAACCGAAGGAATAAATCAAACACGGACTCCAATATGTACGTAATCGACTCAGATAAATTTCACTTTATTTACTAAACCTGATCCAAACCCGGAAACACTCTAACCGAACCTGATCTGTTTACTATTATCGCAATCAATATTTACAGATTTCGGCGGATTCATTCATCAGCGCATCTTTCGGCGGAACCCTAAAAATAATCCTGAATTTTTTTTTTGAAACACGAAAAAAAAAAAAAAAAAAAAAAAAATTCAGGATTATTTTTAGGGTTCCGCCGAAAGATGCGCTGATGAATGAATCCGCCGAAATCTGTAAATATTGATTGCGATAATAGTAAACAGATCAGGTTCGGTTAGAGTGTTTCCGGGTTTGGATCAGGTTTAGTAAATAAAGTGAAATTCGAGTATACCGGATATCCATTCGGCCGTTAGTTTCTCCCAAAATTATGTATCAACCACCACATCAGGAGTTGCATGTATATTACGTATACATGCATGATTGAGTGTTTCATACGTTTCATTTTAAAACATTTTCAGAAAAGGTCAATTCAACTATGTTAAAAATATATATTTTTGTTCTCTCTCTATTGGTTCTTTGTAATAAATAGATGTCATATTTTCTGTATAAAAAGGATAATTTTACTCTAAATATAAAGTTAAAAATAATATTCTTATATAATAGAGAAAGTATAACATTTCATTATTTTAGAAGAATATATTAAAACAAAATGCATTTCTATTCTAATCTTTTTTTAATTAGAAAA
Proteins encoded:
- the LOC106311474 gene encoding uncharacterized protein LOC106311474 isoform X2, whose product is MDLAAAALCIGFASLMKFSSISKKMTCELLRRAIPVNDLKGLGEFLENNKIENPAVVVHGTVGSNSTVENSRLGVFVKERASLELKKMKLFVSAVLDSSGTIIEGMASLELKKMNLIVSAVPDSSRTIIKETDSVKFEKTKLFDLAVQESKTIFVSRKGSSLVFG
- the LOC106311474 gene encoding uncharacterized protein LOC106311474 isoform X1 → MDLAAAALCIGFASLMKFSSISKKMTCELLRRAIPVNDLKGLGEFLENNKIENPAVVVHGTVGSNSTVENSRLGVFVKERASLELKKMKLFVSAVLDSSGTIIEGMASLELKKMNLIVSAVPDSSRTIIKETDSVKFEKTKLFDLAVQESKTIFVSRKGSSLVFVASISTMIG